A genomic window from Manduca sexta isolate Smith_Timp_Sample1 unplaced genomic scaffold, JHU_Msex_v1.0 HiC_scaffold_2402, whole genome shotgun sequence includes:
- the LOC119192152 gene encoding exosome complex component RRP45-like — protein sequence MRDIFLSSCEKNFIQKIVSEGHRLDGRTYNESRNLNISFGSDYGSCIVSLGETKVLSQVTCEVTQPKQIRPNEGILYVNVEIGPMAAPHFEANRQTDLSVYLNRLLEKCYKDSKCIDLESLCIVVEEKVWSLRVDIKVLNHDGNVIECASIASLTSLAHFRRPDFTRSGDSIIFHTLSEKDPIPTVLYHYPVCTTYSIYNGDILLSDPNFIEESVCISNTEEGVFTAGGLLVVGMNQYKEVCLLDLTGSAIFNSKIVHKAITQAAEKCKDYVDIVKKAIASDDNLRQKRAKINFADTITTEHMLALSKKDLNIRLKNYNVDDLSKNDETMSDDDDAESIDDEECSKYDVISSLPHTAEVVSKKGSSKWIEISSESEED from the exons atgcgagatatatttttatcaagttgTGAGaagaattttatacaaaaaattgtcTCTGAGGGCCAT CGTTTAGACGGCAGGACTTATAATGAATCTAGAAACCTCAACATATCTTTCGGTTCTGATTACGGCAGTTGCATTGTATCATTGGGAGAAACAAA AGTTCTCTCACAAGTAACATGTGAAGTGACACAACCAAAACAAATAAGGCCTAATGAgggtattttgtatgtaaatgtgGAGATTGGACCCATGGCCGCCCCACACTTTGAAGCCAACCGTCAGACAGACCTCTCTGTTTACTTAAACAGATTGCTGGAAAAGTGCTACAAAGACTCAAAATGTATTGATCTGGAGTCACTGTGTATTGTTGTGGAGGAAAAG GTGTGGTCACTGAGAGTGgacataaaagtattaaaccATGATGGTAATGTAATTGAATGTGCCAGTATTGCATCTCTCACTTCTCTGGCTCACTTCAGGCGGCCTGACTTCACTCGCAGTGGTGATAGTATTATCTTTCATACACTCAGTGAGAAGGATCCAATACCTACTGTGCTCTATCATTATCCAGTGTGTACTACATACTCAATATACAATGGAGA TATTTTACTATCAGACCCTAACTTTATTGAGGAATCTGTGTGCATCAGCAACACAGAAGAAGGAGTATTCACTGCAGGAGGATTGCTTGTAGTTGGCATGAATCAATACAAAGAAGTATGCCTATTGGATCTTACAGGATCTGCAATATTCAACTCTAAAATTGTTCATAAAGCCATCACTCAAGCAGCTGAAAAATGCAAGGACTATGTTGATATTGTGAAAAAAGCTATTGCCTCTGATGATAACTtgag acagaaaagggctAAGATCAATTTTGCAGATACAATAACGACTGAACACATGCTGGCGCTTAGCAAAAAGGATTTAAATATCCGCCTTAAGAATTACAATGTCGATGATCTAAGTAAAAATGATGAAACTATGtcggatgatgatgatgcagaATCAATAGATGATGAAGAGTGTAGCAAATATGATG TAATATCATCACTCCCACATACGGCTGAGGTGGTGTCAAAGAAAGGATCATCAAAGTGGATAGAAATATCATCAGAATCAGAGGAAGAC